A region from the uncultured Macellibacteroides sp. genome encodes:
- the rpsT gene encoding 30S ribosomal protein S20 has translation MANHQSSIKRIRQTDAKRLHNRYYAKTARNAVKVLRGTLDKAEAQALFPKVCSMLDKLAKNNIIHKNKAGNLKSKLSKHVNKLAIA, from the coding sequence ATGGCAAATCATCAATCATCAATCAAGAGAATCAGACAGACAGACGCAAAACGTTTGCATAACAGATATTATGCAAAAACTGCAAGAAATGCCGTTAAAGTTTTACGTGGCACATTGGACAAAGCGGAAGCTCAGGCTTTATTTCCTAAAGTTTGCTCAATGTTGGATAAGCTTGCTAAGAACAACATTATTCACAAGAATAAGGCTGGCAACTTGAAATCCAAACTGTCTAAGCACGTTAACAAACTTGCTATAGCATAA